One window of the Trifolium pratense cultivar HEN17-A07 linkage group LG2, ARS_RC_1.1, whole genome shotgun sequence genome contains the following:
- the LOC123910277 gene encoding 50S ribosomal protein L6, chloroplastic isoform X1 — translation MASSVTSSFQISNFKSVFLGEKSKIRVSTSPATRVGLFRKTIECKESRIGKQPIPVPSNVTIKLEGQDIQVKGPLGELSLTYPREVKVERKDEGILSVSKAVETRRANQMHGLFRTLTDNLVVGVSKGFEKKLQLIGVGYRATVEGNDVVLNLGFSHPVKMPIPNGIKVKVDENTKITVSGYDKSEIGQFAASIRKWRPPEPYKGKGIKYEDEVVRRKEGKAGKKK, via the exons ATGGCTTCTTCAGTTACGTCTTCTTTTCAAATCAG CAATTTTAAGTCTGTTTTCTTGGGTGAGAAAAGTAAGATCAGAGTTTCAACTAGTCCTGCTACTCGTGTTGGTTTGTTTAGAAAGACTATAGAATGTAAGGAATCACGAATTGGGAAACAACCAATTCCTGTTCCATCCAATGTTACCATCAAATTGGAAGGGCAGGATATACAAGTGAAAGGTCCATTGGGAGAACTTTCGTTAACCTATCCTCGAGAAGTTAAGGTTGAGAGGAAAGACGAAGGGATTTTAAGCGTCAGTAAGGCAGTCGAAACCAGAAGGGCAAATCAAATGCACGGTCTTTTCAG GACGCTTACAGACAACCTGGTGGTTGGAGTATCTAAAGGTTTCGAAAAGAAACTTCAACTTATTGGTGTCGGTTATCGTGCTACGGTAGAAGGAAATGACGTAGTGTTGAATCTTGGATTTTCTCATCCTGTTAAGATGCCAATCCCTAATGGCATCAAAGTGAAGGTAGACGAAAACACCAAAATCACAGTTAGTGGATATGACAAATCTGAGATTGGCCAGTTTGCGGCTTCGATTAGAAAATGGAGACCTCCAGAACCTTACAAAGGCAAAGGTATCAAATATGAAGATGAAGTTGTAAGGAGAAAGGAAGGAAAAGCAGGGAAGAAGAAGTGA
- the LOC123910277 gene encoding 50S ribosomal protein L6, chloroplastic isoform X2 has translation MASSVTSSFQISNFKSVFLGEKSKIRVSTSPATRVGLFRKTIECKESRIGKQPIPVPSNVTIKLEGQDIQVKGPLGELSLTYPREVKVERKDEGILSVSKAVETRRANQMHGLFRTLTDNLVVGVSKGFEKKLQLIGVGYRATVEGNDVVLNLGFSHPVKMPIPNGIKVKVDENTKITVSGYDKSEIGQFAASIRKWRPPEPYKGKGIKYEDEVVRRKEGKAGKKK, from the exons CAATTTTAAGTCTGTTTTCTTGGGTGAGAAAAGTAAGATCAGAGTTTCAACTAGTCCTGCTACTCGTGTTGGTTTGTTTAGAAAGACTATAGAATGTAAGGAATCACGAATTGGGAAACAACCAATTCCTGTTCCATCCAATGTTACCATCAAATTGGAAGGGCAGGATATACAAGTGAAAGGTCCATTGGGAGAACTTTCGTTAACCTATCCTCGAGAAGTTAAGGTTGAGAGGAAAGACGAAGGGATTTTAAGCGTCAGTAAGGCAGTCGAAACCAGAAGGGCAAATCAAATGCACGGTCTTTTCAG GACGCTTACAGACAACCTGGTGGTTGGAGTATCTAAAGGTTTCGAAAAGAAACTTCAACTTATTGGTGTCGGTTATCGTGCTACGGTAGAAGGAAATGACGTAGTGTTGAATCTTGGATTTTCTCATCCTGTTAAGATGCCAATCCCTAATGGCATCAAAGTGAAGGTAGACGAAAACACCAAAATCACAGTTAGTGGATATGACAAATCTGAGATTGGCCAGTTTGCGGCTTCGATTAGAAAATGGAGACCTCCAGAACCTTACAAAGGCAAAGGTATCAAATATGAAGATGAAGTTGTAAGGAGAAAGGAAGGAAAAGCAGGGAAGAAGAAGTGA
- the LOC123910273 gene encoding O-glucosyltransferase rumi homolog, producing MKSLTRSTALLVFPLLLIVGALVYARFLETPEISSAVARSSTEQILTTKSYKIPKTLQNQTEIPLDCNGYNHTGKCPNHQISLNNQDHRSNSTCPDYFRWIHEDLRPWSHTGITQETIEKAKPTANFKLVILKGKAYLETYEKAFQTRDTFTLWGILQMLRKYPGMLPDLELMFDCVDWPVVSAGQYNLDGGVDPPPLFRYCGNDATLDIVFPDWSFWGWPEVNIKPWGILLGELNEGNKRIEWMKREPYAYWKGNPTVAETRQDLMKCNVSEKQDWNARLYAQDWGRESQEGYKKSDLAGQCTHKYKVYIEGSAWSVSEKYILACDSPTLLVKPHYYDFFTRGLIPVHHYWPIKEDDKCKSIKFAVDWGNSHKAKAHNIGKAASNFIQEELKMDYVYDYMFHLLNSYGKLFRYQPSISDKAVELCVESMVCKAEGREKKFMMESLVKAPSNTNPCTMPPPFDPPSLHAHIKRKQGSIQRVEFWEKSYWEKQNLKS from the exons ATGAAATCGTTGACGAGATCCACCGCTCTATTGGTGTTTCCGTTGCTGTTAATCGTCGGCGCGTTGGTGTACGCGCGGTTCCTTGAAACACCT GAAATTTCGTCAGCAGTAGCCCGTTCATCTACCGAACAAATCCTAACCACAAAATCATACAAAATACCAAAAACACTCCAAAATCAAACAGAGATTCCATTAGATTGCAATGGATACAACCACACAGGAAAATGTCCCAATCACCAAATCTCATTAAACAATCAAGACCATCGATCTAATTCCACGTGTCCAGATTACTTCCGTTGGATCCACGAAGATTTAAGACCATGGTCCCACACAGGAATAACACAAGAAACAATAGAAAAAGCAAAACCAACAGCAAATTTCAAATTAGTTATATTAAAAGGAAAAGCTTATTTAGAAACATATGAAAAAGCTTTTCAAACAAGAGATACTTTTACTCTATGGGGTATCCTACAAATGTTAAGGAAGTACCCTGGAATGTTACCTGATTTGGAGCTTATGTTTGATTGTGTTGATTGGCCAGTTGTTTCGGCTGGCCAATATAATCTTGATGGTGGTGTTGATCCTCCACCACTCTTTCGATATTGCGGTAATGATGCAACTTTGGATATTGTTTTCCCTGATTGGTCTTTTTGGGGATG GCCTGAAGTTAATATAAAGCCATGGGGGATATTGTTGGGAGAGTTGAATGAGGGAAACAAGAGGATTGAATGGATGAAGAGAGAACCTTATGCTTATTGGAAAGGTAATCCAACTGTTGCTGAAACAAGACAAGACCTTATGAAATGTAATGTTTCTGAAAAACAAGATTGGAATGCTCGTTTATATGCTCAG GATTGGGGACGAGAGTCGCAAGAAGGGTACAAGAAATCAGATTTGGCAGGCCAATGCACTCATAA ATATAAGGTGTACATTGAAGGTTCAGCTTGGTCAGTGAGTGAAAAATACATTCTAGCATGTGATTCTCCAACTTTACTTGTGAAACCTCATTACTATGATTTCTTCACGAGAGGGTTAATTCCAGTGCATCATTATTGGCCCATTAAGGAAGATGACAAGTGTAAGTCCATTAAGTTTGCTGTGGATTGGGGCAATAGTCATAAGGCAAag GCACACAATATTGGAAAAGCAGCAAGTAATTTCATTCAAGAAGAATTGAAGATGGATTATGTGTATGACTATATGTTTCATCTCCTAAATTCCTATGGTAAACTCTTTAGATACCAACCCTCTATAAGTGATAAAGCTGTTGAACTATGTGTTGAATCAATGGTTTGTAAAGCAGAAggaagagaaaagaaatttaTGATGGAATCATTGGTAAAGGCTCCTTCAAACACCAATCCATGCACCATGCCTCCTCCTTTTGATCCTCCTTCTTTACACGCACACATAAAAAGAAAGCAAGGTTCAATTCAACGAGTCGAATTTTGGGAGAAAAGTTATTGGGAGAAACAAAACTTGAAATCGTAA